TCCCCTTCAACCGAACAAATTCGAGCGTGCGACCGCCCAGCACAAACACATCGCCACGATCCAACTTGCTGATAAAGTATTCTTCTACATTACCCACATAACCACCAGTCACAAATTTTACCGTAACCGTCGTTCCCGTCACGATAGTTCCCATTTGTAATCTGTGCCGCATTGCGATCGCTCGATCGTCAATGAAATATTTACCATCGGGTGCGATACTTACCTTTTTATATTCGTCGTAATTCTGGAGCGATGAACTGCCATAAACGATAAATTTTAGACACCAGTCCCATTCATCTTCAGTAATCCCTGCATAGCAAAAAGTTGATTTGATTTGTGGGAAAATCTCATCAGGGTAAAATCCACCAGAAACAGCAAGCGTACACAAATACTGAATGAGTACGTCGTAACACAAAATAAAAGGCAATCGATCTTCAACGGCTTGAGTGGTAACCGCTTTTTGTAGTGCGCTGGCTTCAATCAACTCCAGCGCATGAGTGGGTAAGAAATAGATAACGCTGGTCTCGTTAGGTCTATGGCCAGAGCGCCCTGCTCTTTGTAGAAAACGAGCGACGCCTTTAGGTCCGCCTACTTGAATAATGGTCTCTACTGGAGCAAAATCCACTCCCAGATCGAGCGATGAGGTACAGACACAAGCTTTTAAACTCTCGTTCCTGATCGCATTCTCGACCCAGATTCTCGTCTCTTTGTTGATCGAGCCGTGATGCATTGCCACCTCGCCTGCAAATTCAGGATGCTGGTGCATCAAAGCCTGGAACCAAAGCTCGCATTGCGCACGCGTATTGGTAAAAATAAGAGTGGATCTACTAGAATTAATAATCTTAACCACATCTTCCATCAAGTGCAATCCTAAATGCCCTCGCCAAGGAAACTTGTCCATGCTCTCCGGAATGATGGATTTGACTTGAATATCTTTTTTGATATTGGCTTTTATGAGTACACTTCGACTCCGCTCAGCGCGAGCGCTTTCGCGATCCCGATAGTTATCGGGACGAGATTTTAATACAACCTCGTTTTCAGGTGGCTGAGCATTTCGACTCCGCTTAATGAACGCGGAGTCGAAGTCACCGGTATCCACTCCCAGCAAAACATCTCTTGCTTGTTCCAAATTTCCAATGGTAGCGCTGATTCCCCAAATTCTTAGCTCTGGAGAAAGAGCTCGTAGTCTGGAAATGCCCAGTTCCATTTGCACACCACGCTTGGTTCCTAAAAGCTCGTGCCATTCATCGACTACAACGGCCGTACAAGTCTTGAAAATTTTTTCATGTCGTTTACTACCAATCAGCAAGTGCAAGCTTTCTGGAGTGGTGATGAGCAGATCAGGCATGCGTTTCATTTGAGCGGTACGCTCCTTACTACTGGTGTCTCCTGAGCGTATTCCCACGGTAAACGGCAGGTCAATTGCATCGACAAATCGCTGCGTGGCCTGCATGATTTCTTGAGACAGAGATCTCAACGGTGTAATCCAGATAGCCTTGAGACCCGCCTTAGGTTTCTTGTGGTAATCTGGATTTTCCTTAATATAATTTAGAACAATGGCGATCCAGAGTGCATAGGTTTTTCCGCTACCGGTAGGCGCGTTCAGCAATCCATGTTTGCCAGCCAGAAAAGCATCCCAAGTCTTTTTCTGGAAGGGAAAAGTGTTCCAACCCTGAGACTGAAAAAAATCATCGGCAATTTTATGGAGTTGTTTTTTTGTCATTTTTATTCAGGTGCATGAACAAAAACCATACAATGCTGCCACGGTAAATTGGAAATATTTTCTTGGAGGACAAAACCATTAGCTTCAAACTCTTTTACGGTTTGTTCCTCGCTCATTTTGTGGATGGTCTTGATGGGAATGTTAGAATCCTCAAGCCTATATTCAATCATATAAATTTGGCCATTATTTCGCAAAGCTTCTTTCATGGATGCCAGCATCTCCACTGGAAAACTAAATTCATGGTACACATCTACCATTAAAATTTTATCAACCGAATTTGCTGGGAGATTAGTCGTTTTTTCTGCGCCTTGAATGAGCTCGATGTTTTTTAAATCGAGCGCTTTCCTTTTAGTTTCAATAGCTTGAAGCATTTCAGGCTGGATATCAATCGCATAAACAGTTCCTTCTTTAGCAAGTGGTGCCATTTTGAATACGTGGTATCCAGATCCAGCGCCTATGTCAGCAATGTCGTCTTTTGGTTGAATGTTCATATTTTTGATGAGTAGGGAAACATTTTCTTCCTTTTCCCGCTCTGGACGCTCGAGCCATTCCATACCTTGAAATCCCATCACATGTGCAATCTCACGGCCTTGATACCATTTCCCAATTCCATTGATGCTACCACTTTTATAGACATATTCTGAATTTTGCTCACCATCGTCAATATTTTTTTCAAAACCAGGTGGTGTTTGCCCTTTGCAGCTAGTTGTGAAAAGTAAAATTGAAACTATAAGTGTTTTTATGAGACTAGATTTACTAATCATGTTTTTTGACTTAATCTTAGACTTGTTTTTAAACTTACTTCGGAATCATCGCTTTGAGGTCATCTAGTGTGTTAGCTTCCTCAATGGGCTTATCGGTACGCCAGCGTACGATCCTAGGAAAACGTGTCGCGACTCCGGATTTATGCCTTTTGCTGGGTGCGATACCTTCAAAGGCGATCTCAAAAACATGATGTGGAGTGACAGATCGTACCGGTCCGAAGCGTTCCAGAGTATTCCGTTTGATCCACGCGTCTACTTTTCTGAATTCGGCATCGGTTAGTCCAGAGTACGCTTTCGCGAAAGTGACCAGCTCACCATCATCCCACAATCCAAAGGTGTAGTCAGTATACAAATTGGCCCTACGACCGTGTCCTCTCATTGCGTAGGTCAACACGGCGTCGATGGTAAATGGATCAATTTTCCATTTCCACCAGTCGCCTTTCTTTCTTCCCACCAGGTAAGGACTATCCTTCCTCTTGATCATTAACCCCTCAGATCGTTTCTCAGTACTTAGTTCACGCTCAGCCGCAGCTTCTTCCCAACTACTAAAAGTCATGGTCTCTGATAATCTCAGGGGTAGTAAGCTTAAATCTGAACCTGCTTTCGAATCTGAATCTTCACTTTTTTCAATCTCGCTTTCACTTCGACTCCGCTCAGCGACCGCGCGAAAGCGAAATTTCTCATGAGCATCTGAAAAAAGCTTCTCAAGAAGTTCCCGACGTTCGACAAATGGCAATTCACGAATGTCCTTTCCTTCCCATTCCAGCAAATCATAGGCGTAAATCACTACGGGAACATCTTTGAGCAGTTTTTTACCCACGTTCTTGCGACCTATCCTGGTCTGCAGGTCATTGAAGTTCATGATCTTTCCATCC
This genomic interval from Nonlabens spongiae contains the following:
- a CDS encoding ligase-associated DNA damage response DEXH box helicase — its product is MTKKQLHKIADDFFQSQGWNTFPFQKKTWDAFLAGKHGLLNAPTGSGKTYALWIAIVLNYIKENPDYHKKPKAGLKAIWITPLRSLSQEIMQATQRFVDAIDLPFTVGIRSGDTSSKERTAQMKRMPDLLITTPESLHLLIGSKRHEKIFKTCTAVVVDEWHELLGTKRGVQMELGISRLRALSPELRIWGISATIGNLEQARDVLLGVDTGDFDSAFIKRSRNAQPPENEVVLKSRPDNYRDRESARAERSRSVLIKANIKKDIQVKSIIPESMDKFPWRGHLGLHLMEDVVKIINSSRSTLIFTNTRAQCELWFQALMHQHPEFAGEVAMHHGSINKETRIWVENAIRNESLKACVCTSSLDLGVDFAPVETIIQVGGPKGVARFLQRAGRSGHRPNETSVIYFLPTHALELIEASALQKAVTTQAVEDRLPFILCYDVLIQYLCTLAVSGGFYPDEIFPQIKSTFCYAGITEDEWDWCLKFIVYGSSSLQNYDEYKKVSIAPDGKYFIDDRAIAMRHRLQMGTIVTGTTVTVKFVTGGYVGNVEEYFISKLDRGDVFVLGGRTLEFVRLKGMVAQVKIAKKKKAKVSNWQGSKLPLSSQLGELLREEMANFQTGQKHTPEAQALKDIIKRQRRESIVPKKDQFLIETFKTREGYHTVFYPFEGRFVHEAMAGVLAYRISLLKPITFSLAFNDYGFELLSDQPFDMQEVLDNNLLTPEMLTDDLQASVNATEMARRKFRDIAVISGLVFTGYPNKLIKTKHLQNSSQLLFEVFRDNEPENLLFRQAYTETFEQAIEEYRLREALERIQKQEVVWCPCEQPTPFSFPIITDRLREKLSSEKLSDRIKRMQVKWE
- a CDS encoding class I SAM-dependent methyltransferase gives rise to the protein MISKSSLIKTLIVSILLFTTSCKGQTPPGFEKNIDDGEQNSEYVYKSGSINGIGKWYQGREIAHVMGFQGMEWLERPEREKEENVSLLIKNMNIQPKDDIADIGAGSGYHVFKMAPLAKEGTVYAIDIQPEMLQAIETKRKALDLKNIELIQGAEKTTNLPANSVDKILMVDVYHEFSFPVEMLASMKEALRNNGQIYMIEYRLEDSNIPIKTIHKMSEEQTVKEFEANGFVLQENISNLPWQHCMVFVHAPE
- a CDS encoding ATP-dependent DNA ligase, whose amino-acid sequence is MKEFAELIRIIDGTNKTNLKVAALTEYFKTAPDEDKLWTVAILSHRRPKRPVNTTLLREWATEISGIPMWLFEESYHIVGDLAETIALILPTSNESMDKSLHDVVHDIINLRKKTEDEKRSYLQENWLKLNYYERFVFNKILTGSFRIGVSQKLMTRALAAATGIDKDVLAHKLMGSWTGENTTFQELVYEDNEVARRGKPYPFYLAYAIEDEVNDLGNVSEWSMEHKWDGIRSQTIVRGDELFVWSRGEELVTDKYPELQKFLEVIPNGTVIDGEILPFKDGKIMNFNDLQTRIGRKNVGKKLLKDVPVVIYAYDLLEWEGKDIRELPFVERRELLEKLFSDAHEKFRFRAVAERSRSESEIEKSEDSDSKAGSDLSLLPLRLSETMTFSSWEEAAAERELSTEKRSEGLMIKRKDSPYLVGRKKGDWWKWKIDPFTIDAVLTYAMRGHGRRANLYTDYTFGLWDDGELVTFAKAYSGLTDAEFRKVDAWIKRNTLERFGPVRSVTPHHVFEIAFEGIAPSKRHKSGVATRFPRIVRWRTDKPIEEANTLDDLKAMIPK